The Myxococcales bacterium DNA window CGCTGTGTTCAACCCGTCCACCTACTTCATCGACGTCATCCGCTCGGTCTACATCAAGGGCAGCACGATCGGCGACCTGGCCCCGGCGCTCCTGAAGCTGGCCGGCTTCGCGGTCTTCTTCCAACGCGCTCGCGGTCTGGGCTACCGCAAGCGCAGCACGTAGCGGCCGGCGGCCCGGCGTCAGCACGGGCAGGATTGTCGATCGAGCCGGTCCGCGCGCGGGCGGCTCGCGGCTCGGGTGCGGCCCGGTCAGGGCTCGCCGCCCGAGGGGCCGACCTGCTTCGGCCCAACTCACGGCCCTCGGCGTCCCCCTGCACCTGCCTGGGTTCGGCGACGATCCGCTGAACCTCAGAAGTAGAAGCGCAGGCCGAGGCCGCCGTCGAGATCGACGGTCGGGTGGTCGGGGCCGGGGTCGATGACGGTGATCTTGAGCGCCAGCTCGCCGTAGAGCTCGATCGGGGTCTTGCGGAACACCAGCGCGAGCTCGAGCGGGAACCGCGCGGCGACGTGCAGGTCGTCGTCGAACCGGCCGGCGTCGTCGAACAGCGCCACCCCGACGCCGAGCCGCAGCGGCACCAGCACGCTGCGCCCGCGCGACATCATCGGCGTCACCAGGTAGGTCGCGTGGGCGTAGGCGCCGTCGTTCAGGTTGTCCCAGCGCGAGTACGCGCCGAACAGCAGATCGAGCGCGGTCCGGCGCGACAGGCCCAGCTTGACGTCGAGGCCGGTCGGCTCGCCGACGAACAGCCCGACGCCGACGTCGGCCCGCGCCGGCGCCGCGGTGAGCGTGAGCGCGGTGGCGAGCGCCAGCGCGCACGAGGACAGACGAGCCAGGACTTGCGCCATGACCCCGATCCAGCGCCGCTGCGCCGCCGCGGGGTGGCGTTCGACCACCCGCGTTGGCCGCGTACGCGCCGTCACGCCCGCGGCGCGCGGAGAGCCCGACGGGTCGCGGCGACAGCGTCGTGGACCGGCGCTGAACGCACCGGGCTCAGGCGCGAGGGGACGAGATTCCCGGCGAACCGCCGCTGGTCCTGGGCTAGATCCGTCGGCCGCGGCGCCGACGGCGTTCCAGCTCAGTGACAGTTCTCGAACGTGACCTTGCCCGAGAGGCTGACGCCATCGGCGGCGCACGCGAGGACGGCGCTGCCCTCGACGTTCTTGACGTCGTTGACGGTGCTGTTCTGGGTGTCGACCTTGACGGTGCCGCACGCGCCCAGCTCGGCGCCGCGGGGCGAGTCGGGCCCGAACACGACGACGTTGGCCTCGCCGGTCGGCGTCTGCACCAGCCGCAGCTTCCAGCCGCCCTTGCCGGTGACCTCGACGCCGCTGAAGCCGTAGACGGCGCCGTTGCGGCAGCTCGACGGCGCGAACGGCTCGCCGTTGAGCGTCAGGTCGCCGCCCAGCTTGTTCGAGCAGATGCAGTTGGCGAACACGATCGGTAGGGCCCAGGCCCAGCGCGGGATCCTCACCGGCCGAGCGTACCGCAGGTCGCGGCGGACCGGGCCCCGACGTGCGCCCGGCGCGATACGATGGCCCGATGCTCCGCCTCGCCTGCGCCGCGACCGCGATCCTCGCGGCGGCCTGCGCCTACGATCGGCCCGCGCTCGCCCCGCTCGACGACGCGACGCCGAGCGACGGCGTGGCCGCGACCGACGCGCCGATCGACGGCGCCGCCGCGTGCGCCACCGACGACGCGTGCCGGAGCCAGGTCTGCGACGGCGGGACCTGCCTGCCGTCCGACGACGCGCGCTACGTCGCGCCGATCGGCGACGACGCCGCCCCGTGCAGCCAGGCCGCGCCGTGCCGCACCGTCGCGCGCGCGCTCGCCGCCCGCGGGGCGCGCGCGATCGTGGTCCTGGCCAGCGGCACGTACCCGGCGACCGTGCGGATCAACCCGCTCACCCAGAGCGAGCCGCCGTTCGACGTGCTGCTGGTCGGCGGCGCCGACGCGTCCCAGGATCCCGCGGTCATCACCGCCACCAGCGATGGCAGCAACAGCGACGGGATCGAGGTCTATCGAGGGCGCGTGCGGCTGCGCAACCTCACGGTCACCGGTTCGACGATGAACGACGCGTCCGACGCGATCTGGACCCAGCCCAGCACCACCGTCACGCTCGAGCGGGTCACCGTCGGCCCCAGCCCCAACGATGGCCTCGCGTGCAACGGCTGCGCGCTGACCGCGACCGGCGGCGCGTTCATCGACAACGGCCACCAGGGCGTGCAGGTCAACAACGGCGCGGCGACCCTCGTCGCCAACGTCATCACCCGCAACGCCGGGGGCGGGCTAGTGATCGACGCGACCGCGTGCACGATCGCGTCGAACCTCGTCGTCGCCAACGGCGCGCTGGGCGGCGCGGTCGGCGGCGCGTCGATCAAGTGCACCGACCACCGGGTCGAGCACAACACCTTCACGCGCAACCTCGCGCTCGACACCGCCGCGTCGAACTACCAGTGCGGCTCGACCGGGATCGGCGCGATCAACCGCAACAACTTGTTCGACGGCCCGGCGCGCACCGCGACCGGCTGCGGCCACACCTACTCGCTGTTCACCGCGGGCATGCCGCCGGCCGGCGCCGGCAACCTCGTCGGCGGTCCCGGCTTCGTGAGCGCGACCGACGCCCACATCACCGCGGCCAGCGCGGCCCGCGGCGCGGCCGACCCGGCCACGCCCACCGACCTGACGATCGACGTCGATGGTCAGGCGCGGGTGCAGGGCCTGCGCGACATCGGCGCCGACGAGATCCCCTGAACCGATCCCGAAAAGGCGACGGGGGAGCCTGTTAGGCTCCCCCGATTCGTGAGGGCAGTAGGAATCGAACCTACAACCAGCGGATTAAGAGTCCGATGCTCTACCAATTGAGCTATGCCCCCAGAAACTCGTGCGATGCGGTCGTCCTTGTACGGTTGTTGTGGGCTCGGGGCGACTCGAACGCCCGACCTACGGGTTCGAAGCCCGGCGCTCTATCCAATTGAGCTACGAGCCCTGCGTGTCGCGCGGATTACTAGGGGATGGGCGGGGGACGTGTCAAGAGCGGCGCGGAAAAACTCGCCGTGCGGCCGTCCGGGGACCCACCCGCGCCTACCCCGTGCGATCGGCCGCACCCGACGGCCCAAGCTGGCCTGACCACTAAACCCGCGCATTTTCGCAGACGTGCCGCACGATCAGGGTTCATTTCCGCGCCCAGATCCGTATCATGTTCCGAATCGCATTCCGTCCTCGATCAGGCGGGGTGCCGCGCCGGGGAGCGCGCCATCACCGTCGCCGCGGAGGCCCAGTGTTCTCGAAGCACCTACGCTTGAATATCTTGTTCTCGATCGCGTTCGTCACGCTGGCCGCGTGCGGCGGGCTCGGCGGCGGCTGCGGCGGCTGCGGCAGCCTGCCGTTGCCCGCGGGCGGCCTGCCCAAGACCCAGACCATCGAAGGCGGTGGCCAGATCCGCGTCACGCGACCTGGCTTCACCAAGCTGACGCAGATCATCCCCCCGCTGCTCAACCAGCAGCTCGGCAACGGCTTCTGCGTCGGCCCCGGCAGCGTCGGCACGCCGAGCGGCGGCTTCCTCGCCACCGGCGCGCGCTACTGCAGCACCAACCAGGGCGCGACCCCGTCGATCCCCGACGCGTGCGGCGCCGCGAACGGGTGCAACGTCGGCGTCCACCTCGACTCGACCAACATCAGCGTCACCAACGCCCAGCGGATGAACGTCCGCATCCAGCTCGACGTGAACGCCACGGTGCCACTCAGCGGTCAGGTGGTCGGCATCGGGTTCTCGTGCAGCCTGTCGGCGACCGGCCCCAACATCGTGATCGACGCCGACATCCAGTTCGGCATCGACCCGGCCACCGGCAAGCTGACGATGGAGCTCGCGGGCATCAACGGCCTCGACACCTCCGACCTCAGCTTCAACGGTTGCAGCGTCGTGTCCGACGTCGCCAACCTGCTCAACTCCCTCCTCAACTCGTTCATCGGTGACTTCATCATCGACCTGCTGACCCCGACCTTCAACAACCTCATCCAGGGCTTCCTGCCCGACCCGCTCGGCATCGAGGGCATGGTCGATATCGGCCAGCTCATGGCGGGCGTGTCGCCCGGCACCGAGGGCTTCATGGAGGCCCGGATGATCCCGGGCGGCTACGTGTCGCTGCAGGCCGGCGGCATGTCGCTCGGCCTGATCACCGGCCTCAACGCCGATCAGAACCCCACGACCCGCACGCCCGACCTGATCAGCGAGCCCGCCTACTGCGTGCCGCCGATCCCCGCGCCCAACTTCGCCGCGCCGCCCGCGTCGCTGCCGGCCAGCTCGCGCGGCACGTTCACGCTCGCGCCCGCCAACGAGTTCGTCGGCATGCCCGAGCCCGCTGACGACCTCGCGATCGGCCTGTCCGAGACCACGCTCGACCTCGCCGGCCACCACCTCGTCACCTCGGGCGGCATGTGCCTCGGCGTCGGCACGTCGCTGGTCTCGCAGCTCACGCTCGGCACGATCAGCCTGCTGGTGCCGTCGCTCAACGACGTCGGCGAGGGCAGCGAGCCGCTGCTCCTGGTCACGCGGCCGCAGAAGGCGCTCGACTTCAAGATCGGTGACGGCACCGAGGCGTCGCCCGCGCTCACGATCGCGATCGACGACTTCGAGGTCGACTTCTACGCGTTCATCTTCGAGCGCTACGTGCGCGTCTTCACGATGTCGCTCGACATGAACGTGGGCGTGAACCTCGAGTTCACCCAGATGCCGGGCCAGCCGGCGACGGTCAAGCCGATCCTGGTCGGGCTCACCGCCGATCAGATCGGCATCACGGTGCTCAACAACGAGTTCGTCAAGGAGAGCGCCGCCGAGCTCGAGGCGGTGCTGCCGACGGTGTTCAACCTGGCGCTGCCGCTCATCACCGGCGGCATCGACCCGTTCCCGGTCCCGGACTTCGCCGGGTTCACGCTGAACAACCTCCGCGTCCAGAAGGTCACGACCTCGCAGGACGAGTTCCTCGCGATCTACGCGTCGCTGGGCGCCTCGGCGATGATGCGCCAGCTCGCGGCCGACCAGGTCCCGGGCCTGACCCCGGTGCTCGACGCCATCGATGAGCAGGCCGGCCTCAAGCACGGCTGGCCGAAGCCGGTCCTGGCGCCGACGGCGCAGGTCCGCTCGGTCACGGTGCCGACGCCCGACGTGGTGCGCGCGGCGCTGGCCGGCTACCCCGGCGCGACGCTGCCGGCGGTGACGATCGACGCCGCGACCCACGACGCCGAGGGGCGCCCGCTCGAGTGGAGCTGGAACCTCGACGGCGGCATGTGGCGCCCGTTCACCAGCGCCGCGCCGCTGGTCATCAGCGACAAGGCGTTCGCGTGGCAGGGCAAGTACACGATCGGGCTGCGGGCGCGGGTGGTCGGTGACTACCGCACCACCTCGGCCAGCACCGTCGAGCTGCCGGTCGTGATCGACTCGGTCGGCCCGCGCATCCTGGTCGAGCAGGCCGCCTGGCACGGCGACCGCCTGACCGTCCCGGCCTACGACGTGGTCTACGGCGTCGACCACCTCGAGTGGGCGTTCGGCCTCGTCGGTGACGACCTGCCGGCCACCGACTGGAGCGGCGCGCCTTCGATCGACCGCGCCACGGCCAAGGACCTGGCCAACGCCGACGGCGACCTGGTCGTGTTCGTGCGCGACCCCAGCGGCAACACCAGCACGGTGACCTACCGCACCGACTTCCACGGCGCGCCCGGCGAGGGCGGCTGCAACTGCGACTCGAGCGGCGGCGCCCCGGTCGGCACCCTGGTGCTGATCCTGCTCACCGGGATGATGCTGCTTTTTCGACGGGGCATGGCGACCGGCGGCGCGGTCGTTGTGCGGGCGCGACGCCGGCTCGCTAGCTCGCAGCGGTACCTCGGGATGATCGGCCTGTGGCTCGGGGTCGCGGCGCTGTCGTCGCTGGTCCCGGGCTGCTCGTGCGGCTCCAAGGCCGGGGCCCAGAGCTGCGAGGTGGTCGAGGACTGTGACCTCGACTGCCCCGAGGGCCAGATCCCGCTGTGCTTCGACAGCGAGTGCGTGTGCGTGTCCGACGTGCCCTACGGCCGCATCGGCACCCACTCCGACGTCGCGGTCGGCCCCCTCGGCGACGCGGTCGTGTCGGCCTACGCGCAGAACCACGGCGACCTCGTGGTCGCGCGCCACAGCGGCAACGGCCGCATCCCCGACGAGGCCTGGGAGTTCGTCGACGGCGTGCCCGACGGCCCGGTGGCCCTGCCCAACTCGACCGTCCGCGGCGGCATCTTCGAGCCGGGCCCCGACGTCGGCCTCTACACCAGCGTCGCGGTCACCGCGACCGACACGATCATGGTGTCCTACTACGATCGCGAGACCGGCTCGCTCAAGTTCGCGTCGAAGCCCCGCGACGGCGCGTGGTCCAATCACGTCGTCGAGCAGGGCACCGGCCCCAGCGTCAACCCCGAGATCGGCGGCGAGCAGGCCGGGCTCTACACCGCGATCACCGTCGGCGACGACGGCATCCCGGGCATCGCCTACTACGCCAAGACCTCGCAGGGCGGCAACATCGTCTCGGCCGAGGGCCGCTACGCCAAGGCGTCGACGCCCAACCCGGCCAGCGCCGGCGACTGGGACACGATGACGATCGACTCGATGACGCTGCCGCCGACCGATCCGGCGATGCCCGATCCGTACCCGCTGCCGGCCGGCATCGGCCTGTTCGTCGAGTCGGCCCGGGACGCCGCCGGCAACCCGGTGGTCGCGTACTACGATCGCGAGAACGGCGACCTCAAGGTCGCGACCTGGGCCGGCAGCGGCTTCGCCGCGCCGACGGTCATGGCCGGGGCCGCGGCCGACTCGGGCTGGTACCCGTCGGTCGCCGTCGACGGCGCCGGCACGGTCCACGTGGCCTACCAGGGCGCCGACCACGACGACGTCTTCTACAAGAACTCGATGACCAACACCCAGGAGCTGGTCGACGACGGCTACCGCATCGTCGGCACCACCCCCGACGGTCTGCCCAAGCCCGAGTACCACTTCGTCGGCGCCGACACGCAGATCGTGCTCACCGGCAACGGCCCGATGGTGGTCTACCAGGACGCCACCAGCCACGAGCTCCTGGTCGCCGACAAGAGCGGCGCGATGGGCGGTTGGCGGCCCGCGGCGCTGGCCGGCAACGAGCAGACCTGGGTCGGCGCCTACGGCTTCTACGCGTCGGCCGCGCTCGGCTCGAACAGCGTGACGATCTCGACCTGGGTCATCGACCAGCAGAACGCCGACAACTGGGTCGAGCTGTTCAACATCCCGATCACGCCTCCTTGATCCCGTCGCAAGGCGGCCCCGGAGCGCGACGCGGGGCGCAGTGGTGATGATGATGCGGCGGTGATGCGGCGGCGGCGGTGATGCGGCGGCGGCGGTGGGGAGCGGCGGTGGTTCCGGATCCCGGTTCCGCTTCCGGCTCCGCTTCCGGCTCCGGCTCCGCTTCCGCTTCCGCTTCCGGCTCCGGCTCCGCTTCCGGCTCCGGCTCCGCTTCCGGCTCCGGCTCCGGACCCGCTGCCGGTTCCGGCTCCGCTCCGGCTCCGGTTCCGCTTCCGGCTCCGGCTCCGCTCCGGCTCCGGTTCCGGCTCCGGTCCGCTTCCGGCGCTTCCGCTTCCGGCTCCGCTTCCGGCTCCGGCTCCGGCTCCGGCTCCGGCTCCGGCTCCGCTTCCGGCTCCGGCTCCGGCTCCGCTTCCGCTTCCGCTTCCGGCTCCGGCTCCGGCTTCAGCGCATGCGGAGCTCGGCGCCGCCAGTGATGGCGAGGCCGAGCTGGCCGACGCTGCCGATGTCGTTGCCGAGGCGCGCGAGGCCGGCGAAGGCGGTGGCGCCGCCGATCAGCGACAGGTCGGGGCTGACGCGGGCGCGGAGGCCCGCGCCGAGCTCACCGCCGGCGGCGGCGCCGGTGACGTCGTCGGAGGCGAACCGGAGGACCCGGGCGAACACGGCGGCGCGGACGAACGGGACGAAGGCGGGATCGCGGCCGAGCTCACGGCGGACGCCCAGGCTCAGATCCCCGGCGAAGCCGTCGGCGACGCCGTGGTCGCAGGCCATGCCAGCGGGCGGGACCCGGCCGCAGCCGACGCCGGGGCGGCCGAAGGTGAACGCGACCGCGCCGTCGAACCAGTCGCGCTCGGCCATGCGGTACAGGTACCGGCCGCCGACGCGCATGCCGCCGGGCGTGGCGCCGCCGCCGCCGACCGCGCCGAGCTCGACGGCGAGCGCCACGGCGTGGTCGTCACCGGTCGACGCCGTGTCCGTGGTCAGGGGCTCGGCCAGCGCCGGGGACGTGGCCAGGACCACGAGCGAGAACCAGGCGGCGCGCATGGGGCGAGGCTAGGATCGGGCGCGTCCGCGGGCCAGTTTTCGGCGTCGGCGCGGTCGGCGCGCCCCAGGAAGGTGCGGCCCGGCGGGTACAGGCCGGCGTTCTGAGGGTAGATTCCGGCCATGAAGCTCGCAGTCCTCGCTCTCGCCGCGGCGCCGCTCCTGGCCGCGTGCCCGAAGCCGCGCACGTCGGCGGCGACCCAGCCGACCCCGGTGGCGTTCGACAGCGCCAAGTCCGATCCCAAGGCGCTGGCGGTGGTCGACGCCGGGCTCGCCGCGATCGGCGGCACCGCCCCGTGGGAGGCGATGAAGGAGCTGCACTTCGGCGTGACCTACCGCCACGACGCCGACATCGTGTCGAAGCACGAGCACTGGTGGGATCGCTGGAACGGCCGCCACTACTACGTCGAGACCGACGTCAGCACCCTCGGCGGCGATCCCGACGACGTCAAGGCGCTGCAGGTCAAGCAGGACCTGTTCTCCGACCGGGTGCCCTGGGCCGCCTACGGCGGCAGCGAGATGCCGCGCAAGGACGGCGCGGAGAACGCCAAGCGCGCCAAGGCCGCGCTGACGACCGACCTCTACTACGTGGCGATCGTCCACAAGCTCAAGGATCCGGGCGTGATCCTGACGCTCGACAACGCCGAGGTCGTGATGCCAGCCGAGGTCGCGGCGTGCAAGCCGTCGTGCTCGTCGGTCAAGGTCACGTTCGAGGCCGGGGTCGGCACTGACACCTGGTTCGTCAACTTCAACAACGAGTCGAAGCTGCCCGAGGTGATCGAGCAGGCCCGGGGCCAGGGCCGCATCGGGTTCTTCATCGACGGGTGGCTCGACGCCGGTGGGCTCAAGTGGCCGGGCAAGCTGCAGAACATCGGCCTCAAGTCCGAGATCATCGAGTTCGACGGCATCAAGGTCGGCGAGCCCGACGATCTGCGGTACGAGGTCGTGGTCCGCTAACGTCCAGGAGTACGCACCATGGCCAAGCCGCTCGTCTACAACGCGACCTTGCTCGAGCGCATCGATCTCACCGATGCGCTGTGCCTCTACAGAGTCATGCCCGACGAGCGCCCCGCGCCCGGGTGGTTCACGCCCGGCCAGTACTGCGTGCTGGGGATGAACAACGAGGCCCGCCCCGAGCTCGGCTCGGTCCGGCGCTCGATGTCGATCGCGTCCGCGCCCGAGGACGACGGCGCGATCGAGTTCTACATCCGGTACGTGGCCAAGGCCGAGAGCGACAACCCGCTCACGCACCTCTTGTGGAAGCTCAAGGCCGGCGACCGCATGTACATGCGCCCGGTCGCGGCCGGCGTCTTCACGGTCAAGGACACCGTCGGCGACGACGATCCGCGCCTGCGCGTGATGGTCGCGGCCGGCACTGGCTCGGCGCCGTTCGTGTGCATGGTCCGCAGCGAGCTGCGGCGCAACCCCAAGGCCGACCTGTCGAAGTGGGTGCTCCTGCACGGCGCCTCGCACGCCAGCGATCTCGGGTACCGCGACGAGCTGCAGCGGATGGTGGTCGAGCACGGCCTGCACTACTGGGGCACGGTCAGCCGGCCCAAGGAGTCGCCGGGCTGGGCCGGCGACACCGGCCGGGTCGAGCACTACTTCGCGCCCGACCGGCTGGCCGATCTCGAGCGGCGGCTGGGCCTGGCCCCGGGCGGGTTCACCCCGAAGAGCGCGGTGATCCTCATCTGCGGGCTCCAGGGCACGATCGGCACGACGATCACCAACCTGTGCGCGCGCGGCTTCATCCCCGACCACAAGCGCATGCGCGAGGCGCTGGGCGTCGCGGCGGAGCAGCCGGCGACGCTGTTCTACGAGCAGTACGACACCGAGCCGGTGATCGACATCAAGAACCCCGACGTGGTCGCGCCGCTGGCCGCCCAGCTCGCGGCCGCGCTGGCCGCGTCGTGACCGCGGGCGCGTTCGTCGCCGGGGCCACCGGCTTCGTCGGGCGCGCGCTGATCCAGGCGCTGGTCGCGCGCGGGGTGCCGACCCGGGCCCACGTGCGCCCGGACTCGCGCCAGCTGACCGAGTGGCGGACGCGGTTCGAGGCGATGGGCGCGATCGTCGACACGACCGCGTGGGAGCCCGCGGCGATGACCGCGGCGCTGCGCGCGCACGCGCCGACCCACGTCTGGAACGTGATCGGCACGACCCGCAAGCGCGCCGCCGCCGATCGCGTCGCCGGCGACATCTACCAGGCGGTCGACGTCGGCCTGACCAAGATCCTGGTCGCGGCCGCGGTCGCCAGCGGCGCGCGCCCGCGCGTGGTGCAGCTGTCGTCGATCGGCGCCTCCACCAAGGCCCGGTCGGCCTACCTGCGCGCGCGCGGTCAGGCCGACGCGGTGGTCATGGCGTCGGGGCTGCCGTGGGCGATCGCGCGGCCGTCGTTCATCGTCGGCGACGGCCGCGACGACAAGCGCACGCTCGAGGACGCCTCGGCCGCGGTCGCCAACGCGATGCTGGGCGTGGCCGGGTTCCTCGGCGCGCGCACGCTGCGCGCGACCTACCGCTCGATCGATCCGGCGACCCTGGCGGCGGCGCTGGCGCGGCTCGGCCTCGACGACGACCGCGATCTGATCGCCACCGGCCCCGACCTGCGCTCGGCGTAGGCCCGACGCGCGCGGGCGATCAGTTCCAGCCCTGGGACGAGCCGTAGACGCCGCGCGGCACGTACGCGTCGAGCGGCGCCGTCGCGTCGGCGGGCGCGCCGGCGTCGACCGGACCGGCCCCGGCGTCGACCGGCGTGGACGCGTCGTGCGGCGGCGGGCCCGCGTCGGGCGCGGCCGCGCGGGCCGCGATCGTGGGCGCGCGCGGCGCCAGGGCCCGGCGCAGCCCGTCGAGCTCGGCCGCCGCGTCGCGATCGTCGTCGGTCAGGGCCGCCGCGGCCTCGGTCGCCAGCGCCCGGGCGGTCGCGGTCGCGCGGGTGGCGAGCGCGGCGCGGGTCGCGATGATCAGGTTCGCGGCCAGGCGCGGGTGGCGCGCGGGCAGCTGCGCGCGATCGAGCGCGATCGCGTCGGTGATCGTGGCCAGCGCCGCCGCGCCATCGCCGCGCGCCAGGGCCACCCGCGCGAGGTTGGCCAGCGCGATCGCGAGATCGAGGTGGTCGTGGGCGGCGAAGATCGCGCGGGCCGCGGTCAGCTCGCGCTCGGCGTCGTCGAGCCGCCCGCGATCGAGCGCGAGGATGCCGAGGCTGTTGTGGACCAGGCCGACGTCGGGGTGGTCGGCGCCGAGCGCCGCGGTCCGGATCGTCAGCGCCTCGCGGTACGCGGCCGCGGCGCCGTCGAGATCGCCGGCCAGGCGCAGCACCCCGCCGAGGTTGTGCAGGTCGCGGCCGACGTCGACGTGGTCGGGGCCGAGCGCGGCGCGATCGATCGCCAGCGCGCGCTCGTGGTGCGCGCGGGCCGCCGGCAGCTCGCCGCGCAGCCGCGCCAGGTGGCCCAGCGCCGACAGCGTGCGCGCGACCTCGACGTCGTCGCCGGCGATCGCGGTCCGCGCGGTCAGGGCCCGGGCCAGCGCCGCGTCGGCGTCGTCGAGGCGGCCCTGGTTGAGCGCGAGCAGGCCGGCGCTGTTGTCGACCTGCGCCGCCAGCAGCGTCGGCGCGCCCGCGCGCTCGACCGCGGCCGCGGCGTGGGGCAGCCACTCGCCGGCGTGGATCAGGTCGCGGCGATCGCCGGCGACGCCGACCCGCACCAGCCACGCCCGGGCCGCGGTCAGATCGTCGTGGCCCGCCGCCGCCGCGAGCGCCGCGGCCTCGGCCGCGCGATCGGCCTCGACGTAGCGGCCCTGCCGCCGCCGCAGCTCGGCGATCGCGAGCTGGGCCGCGGCCTGGGTGGGGCGATGGCCGAGCCGCTCGGCCGCGGCCGCGAGCGGCGCGAGCGCCGCCAGCGCGCCGTCGAGGTCGACCGCGCCGCGCACGCGCGCCTGGGCGATCTGCGCCGCGAGCGCGGTCACCGCGGGCCGGTCCGACGCGGGCACCGGGGTGTACAGCGCCAGCGCCGGCGACGTCGCGCACTCGTCGGGATCGGCCAGGTCGGCGATCGCCAGCGCCCAGGCGCCATCGCGGCCGAGCCCGTCGACGACCGCGGTCAGCGCGGCCGCGCGCGTGGTCAGGCACGCGGCGCGCACGTCGGCCAGCGCGTCGCGCTCGTGCCGCGCCGCCTCGCACACCGCGCGCCGGGCCCCGCGCCAGCGGCCGACGTAGCGATCGAGCGCGTCGC harbors:
- a CDS encoding NAD(P)H-binding protein; the encoded protein is MTAGAFVAGATGFVGRALIQALVARGVPTRAHVRPDSRQLTEWRTRFEAMGAIVDTTAWEPAAMTAALRAHAPTHVWNVIGTTRKRAAADRVAGDIYQAVDVGLTKILVAAAVASGARPRVVQLSSIGASTKARSAYLRARGQADAVVMASGLPWAIARPSFIVGDGRDDKRTLEDASAAVANAMLGVAGFLGARTLRATYRSIDPATLAAALARLGLDDDRDLIATGPDLRSA
- a CDS encoding right-handed parallel beta-helix repeat-containing protein, whose amino-acid sequence is MLRLACAATAILAAACAYDRPALAPLDDATPSDGVAATDAPIDGAAACATDDACRSQVCDGGTCLPSDDARYVAPIGDDAAPCSQAAPCRTVARALAARGARAIVVLASGTYPATVRINPLTQSEPPFDVLLVGGADASQDPAVITATSDGSNSDGIEVYRGRVRLRNLTVTGSTMNDASDAIWTQPSTTVTLERVTVGPSPNDGLACNGCALTATGGAFIDNGHQGVQVNNGAATLVANVITRNAGGGLVIDATACTIASNLVVANGALGGAVGGASIKCTDHRVEHNTFTRNLALDTAASNYQCGSTGIGAINRNNLFDGPARTATGCGHTYSLFTAGMPPAGAGNLVGGPGFVSATDAHITAASAARGAADPATPTDLTIDVDGQARVQGLRDIGADEIP
- a CDS encoding tetratricopeptide repeat protein, encoding MTCLDDVVVLRAIQGELAPAELAQLDAHLDGCGACRALVGAAGLALGSAPAVASSDALAPGTTLGRYQLGPRLGAGAMGVVYAAQDPELERAVAIKLVRPERAADRPRLVREAQAMARLAHPNVVTIHDVGRHGDDVYVAMERVDGPTLRTWAATRPLAERVTALIAIARGLQAVHAVGLVHRDVKPDNVLVGADGRPRLGDFGLAHVDLDDGAAPPPALSTTVTATGAVVGTPAYMAPEVLRGEPATPASDQWSFAVMAWELIAGRRPFEGDDLAALRRAIDAGLPDIAWRVGTATRPLIVLVRALALRPADRYRDLAALADALAGALAPRSLARPLLVLGAGAVAAVAIAVVLARGGGAARSVDACAAVAGALDPVWGEAAPARAQATPAQRDALDRYVGRWRGARRAVCEAARHERDALADVRAACLTTRAAALTAVVDGLGRDGAWALAIADLADPDECATSPALALYTPVPASDRPAVTALAAQIAQARVRGAVDLDGALAALAPLAAAAERLGHRPTQAAAQLAIAELRRRQGRYVEADRAAEAAALAAAAGHDDLTAARAWLVRVGVAGDRRDLIHAGEWLPHAAAAVERAGAPTLLAAQVDNSAGLLALNQGRLDDADAALARALTARTAIAGDDVEVARTLSALGHLARLRGELPAARAHHERALAIDRAALGPDHVDVGRDLHNLGGVLRLAGDLDGAAAAYREALTIRTAALGADHPDVGLVHNSLGILALDRGRLDDAERELTAARAIFAAHDHLDLAIALANLARVALARGDGAAALATITDAIALDRAQLPARHPRLAANLIIATRAALATRATATARALATEAAAALTDDDRDAAAELDGLRRALAPRAPTIAARAAAPDAGPPPHDASTPVDAGAGPVDAGAPADATAPLDAYVPRGVYGSSQGWN